From Trichoderma atroviride chromosome 1, complete sequence, one genomic window encodes:
- a CDS encoding uncharacterized protein (EggNog:ENOG41) produces MCDSHSDKYQVVDDVPYQPGRPMPEVNIVFNNKLPNSPGKSSVGLLVDFPPNSSTPPHTHAGASVSVYVLKGAVLNKMNDGPTYVIPAGGTFFEAPGCHHVTSDNFSTTEPAQILASMVVDTKIVEEGGLAALVVIDPEYMPSA; encoded by the exons ATGTGCGACTCACACTCAGACAAATACCAGGTTGTTGACGACGTGCCATACCAGCCAGG CCGCCCAATGCCCGAAGTCAACAtcgtcttcaacaacaaGCTGCCCAACAGCCCCGGAAAGTCCTCCGTCGGCCTCTTGGTCGACTTCCCGCCAAACTCTTCAACGCCGCCTCACACCCATGCCGGCGCCAGTGTCAGCGTCTACGTCCTCAAAGGCGCGGTCTTGAACAAGATGAATGACGGTCCCACGTACGTGATTCCCGCGGGCGGCACCTTTTTCGAGGCTCCTGGATGCCATCACGTAACGAGCGACAACTTTAGCACCACGGAGCCGGCTCAGATCCTCGCGTCAATGGTTGTCGATACCAAGATTGTGGAAGAGGGCGGCTTGGCGGCACTGGTGGTGATTGATCCAGAGTATATGCCGAGCGCATAA
- a CDS encoding uncharacterized protein (EggNog:ENOG41), with amino-acid sequence MAANGDVSVPRSESPTGSPRSASISLQAAAAINSGLHRETSRRSSNSSLPRGFPSPSSGRRRSTILMNLQLNDPSVPAPGEMFQQDPIRASPQPISGAGLPPDTGRHHRTPSLGELHQELEAEQEGHVNRLLNMIRQQQLELQRLQASHPQAVAADEAAAGSERAPRSLPVPVPINTQSPTGNHVPSASSSSFSRSPIFPHHRNSMEMARADMQRRSRTPSRNASPRLRATSISAESGDWSLFRDESAFYQAETQMLTRENQMLRHRIRELEKQVNDLSTSSPIPNEPSVSSNLSRASTSAEEVEPAA; translated from the exons ATGGCGGCCAACGGTGACGTCTCCGTGCCCCGCTCCGAGTCCCCCACTGGATCGCCTCGATCCGCTTCCATCTCCCTACAGGCCGCAGCAGCTATCAACTCCGGCCTTCACCGAGAAACTTCACGCA GATCCTCCAACAGCTCCCTCCCCCGCGGCTtcccttctccctcctccggTCGGCGACGATCAACCATCCTCATGAACCTCCAGCTCAACGACCCGTCGGTGCCCGCGCCGGGCGAGATGTTTCAACAGGATCCCATACGGGCGAGCCCGCAGCCCATCAGCGGCGCTGGCCTGCCGCCAGACACGGGCCGTCACCACAGAACTCCAAGCTTGGGCGAGCTTCACCAAGAGCTTGAGGCAGAGCAGGAGGGCCACGTC AATCGACTGCTAAACATGATccggcaacagcagctggagcttcaGCGCCTTCAAGCAAGCCACCCACAAGCAGTTGCTGctgacgaggctgccgcaGGCTCCGAGAGAGCACCTCGATCGCTGCCTGTTCCCGTCCCCATTAATACTCAATCTCCAACCGGCAACCACGTCCCGTCagcgtccagctcctcctttTCCCGATCGCCAATCTTCCCCCACCACCGAAACTCCATGGAGATGGCCCGCGCCGACATGCAGCGCCGGTCTAGGACGCCGAGCAGAAACGCCTCACCCCGCCTGCGGGCAACATCCATCAGCGCCGAGAGCGGTGACTGGTCCCTGTTCCGTGATGAGAGCGCTTTCTATCAAGCTGAGACGCAGATGTTGACGCGCGAGAATCAGATGCTCCGGCATCGGATTCGTGAATTGG AAAAACAAGTCAACGACTTATCAACCAGCTCTCCCATACCAAACGAGCCTTCAGTATCTTCTAATCTCAGTCGAGCATCAACCTCGGCTGAAGAGGTCGAGCCTGCAGCATAG
- a CDS encoding uncharacterized protein (EggNog:ENOG41), translating to MNVYRDHRERAQERVRNARQLMRENSGMVSGRADQRWIERINEMMAASREQRERQDQSYLSVLEILQARERASAESAIDDRPIPGIPTQVASRWEESAVRGTLAPDHGVFEVPPSPDNTSGLSWSADGTILFIGAQNGIYQLRVDLYARQYYNSISMR from the exons ATGAATGTCTACAGAGACCATCGGGAACGAGCTCAGGAGCGGGTTCGTAATGCTCGCCAGCTCATGCGGGAAAACAGCGGCATGGTCAGTGGACGGGCAGATCAGCGGTGGATTGAACGCATCAACGAGATGATGGCTGCCTCGCGGGAACAGCGAGAGAGACAGGATCAATCGTATCTCTCCGTGCTTGAGATTCTCCAAGCCCGGGAACGGGCCTCGGCAGAAAGTGCCATTGATGACCGCCCCATTCCAGGCATTCCTACTCAAGTAGCAAGCCGTTGGGAGGAAAGCGCCGTGAGAGGAACTCTGGCACCCGATCACGGGGTCTTTGAGGTCCCACCCTCGCCAGATAACACTTCAGGACTGTCCTGGAGCGCAGACGGCACCATTCT CTTCATTGGTGCTCAAAATGGCATTTACCAATTGCGCGTAGACCTCTATGCCAGGCAGTACTACAACAGCATTTCAATGCGCTAA
- a CDS encoding uncharacterized protein (EggNog:ENOG41) gives MARRDDESFVFSDRLISRIQRTHFRVPVRSQHWQLRSLISAENNYNLFYPGGVGSRQVQRLNTQARSCETIKHLTFAPRCLVGENGWLCCGSETGEFVAIRLDDEDGQASDTSQNATLDSASGAGPSLTGDETITSPEEAALNMLTTAAQQAHKVTAKSMKLAKERVNCITLWFPPPNGQGLPLSRHAYDEPVAVLANNDRTVAIVSLNEFEEHEDIEPLEVVQYPDFVNRAIISPDGRLLIAILDDPYLYIHRRVPVSANPGQWELRRRILLRSQKKDDKTDSRGSFAASFSASGTYLAVGTQHGTISIFNATQLEDETVDPLITTFQSSRPNSGPGAVRDMAFCPGPYDLLAWTEDRGRIGIADVRHNFMVRQIIDLNKEEEYEHISIFDTQTIDPRLLETRMNRGEPLNPPLTATSFFTAQMMHQPLTPAETRVLEAIQSERRRRERGNPPFWR, from the exons ATGGCTCGCAGAGACGATGAATC TTTCGTTTTCTCCGACCGCCTCATCTCCAGAATTCAACGCACGCACTTCCGGGTTCCGGTTCGCTCACA ACATTGGCAGCTGCGCTCCCTCATCAGTGCTGAGAACAATTACAACCTCTTTTACCCCGGCGGCGTTGGAAGCCGCCAAGTCCAGCGGCTGAATACCCAGGCTCGCAGCTGCGAAACTATTAAGCATCTTACGTTTGCACCGCGGTGTCTTGTGGGCGAGAACGGATGGCTGTGCTGTGGCAGCGAGACAGGCGAGTTTGTGGCTATACGGcttgacgatgaggatggcCAAGCATCGGACACCTCCCAGAACGCTACTCTTGACTCGGCTTCTGGGGCCGGCCCCTCTCTGACCGGCGATGAGACCATAACCTCGCCCGAGGAAGCTGCGCTCAACATGCTCACAACTGCGGCTCAACAGGCGCACAAGGTCACCGCAAAGAGCATGAAGCTCGCCAAAGAGCGAGTCAATTGCATCACGCTGTGGTTCCCTCCCCCCAACGGCCAAGGTTTACCCCTCAGCAGACATGCCTACGATGAGCCCGTAGCAGTTCTAGCGAACAACGATCGAACTGTGGCCATTGTTAGTCTGAATGAATTCGAAGAACATGAGGACATTGAGCCCCTAGAGGTTGTCCAATACCCAGACTTCGTTAACAGGGCCATCATTTCGCCTGATGGGCGCCTCCTGATTGCAATCTTGGACGACCCATATCTATACATTCACCGGCGTGTTCCAGTTTCCGCAAACCCCGGGCAATGGGAGCTTCGGCGGAGGATCCTGCTCAGAAGCCAGAAAAAGGATGACAAGACTGATAGCCGCGGAAGCTTTGCGGCGTCCTTCTCTGCGTCTGGCACCTATCTTGCCGTTGGAACTCAGCACGGCACTATCTCGATATTCAACGCGACACAGTTGGAGGATGAGACGGTTGACCCACTCATCACCACCTTCCAATCTTCCCGTCCTAATAGCGGACCGGGAGCCGTTCGGGACATGGCTTTCTGCCCTGGCCCGTACGACTTGTTGGCATGGACTGAAGATCGCGGCCGCATTGGCATTGCCGATGTGAGGCACAACTTCATGGTCCGGCAAATTATTGATCTAAATAAAGAGGAGGAATATGAGCACATTAGCATTTTCGATACACAGACTATTGAtccgcggctgctggaaacTCGGATGAATAGGGGAGAGCCCCTGAACCCCCCTCTTACGGCTACGAGTTTCTTCACGGCTCAAATGATGCACCAGCCACTGACGCCTGCCGAGACTAGGGTCCTCGAAGCAATTCAGAGTGAACGCCGGCGCCGAGAGAGGGGCAACCCCCCCTTTTGGCGATGA
- a CDS encoding uncharacterized protein (BUSCO:EOG092D12CU) yields the protein MLAARFSRALPRATPFAARSAAFARAPVAKFARYESTAAEGDGKVQGAVIGIDLGTTNSAVAIMEGKTPRIIENAEGARTTPSVVAFAEDGERLVGVAAKRQAVVNPENTLFATKRLIGRKFKDAEVQRDIKEVPYKIVQHSNGDAWVSARDQKYSPSQIGGFVLNKMKETAEAYLSKPVKNAVVTVPAYFNDAQRQSTKDAGQIAGLNVLRVVNEPTAAALAYGLEKEADRVVAVYDLGGGTFDISILEIQNGVFEVKSTNGDTHLGGEDFDIHLVRYMVGEFKKTSGLDLAGDRMAIQRIREAAEKAKIELSSSLQTDINLPFITADASGPKHINLKLTRAQLEKMVDPLITRTIEPVRKALKDAGLQAKDIQEVILVGGMTRMPKVAESVKSIFGRDPAKSVNPDEAVAMGAAIQGAVLSGEVKDLLLLDVTPLSLGIETLGGVFTRLINRNTTIPTKKSQVFSTAADSQTAVEIKVFQGERELVRDNKLLGNFQLVGIPPARRGVPQIEVTFDIDADSIVHVHAKDKSTNMDQSITIASGSGLSDNEIQQMVEDSEKYAESDKERKSAIESSNRADSVLNDTERALDEYAEKLDKAEADGLREKIASLREYITKIQSGDSSATAAEIKEKTDELQVASLNLFDKMHKARSESASEQQSGEQSNEGEKKDETKP from the exons ATGTTGGCTGCGCGATTCTCCAGAGCT CTTCCCCGAGCTACTCCCTTCGCCGCTCGCTCGGCTGCCTTTGCCAGAGCGCCAGTCGCCAAGTTTGCTCGCTATGAGTCAACAGCTGCTGAGGGCGACGGCAAGGTCCAGGGTGCCGTCATTGGTATCGATCTGGGAACCACAAACTCTGCCGTCGCCATCATGGAGGGCAAGACACCCCGCATCATTGAGAACGCAGAAG GTGCCCGCACCACTCCCTCAGTAGTTGCCTTTGCCGAGGATGGTGAGCGTCTGGTCGGTGTTGCTGCCAAGCGACAGGCTGTTGTCAACCCTGAGAACACTCTCTTCGCCACCAAGCGATTGATCGGTCGCAAGTTCAAGGACGCTGAGGTCCAGCGAGACATCAAGGAGGTCCCCTACAAGATTGTCCAGCACTCCAACGGCGACGCCTGGGTCTCTGCTCGTGACCAGAAGTACTCTCCCTCTCAGATTGGTGGCTTCGTCCTCAACAAGATGAAGGAGACTGCCGAGGCCTACCTGTCCAAGCCCGTCAAGAACGCCGTTGTCACCGTCCCCGCTTACTTCAATGATGCTCAGCGTCAGAGCACCAAGGATGCCGGTCAGATTGCCGGTCTCAATGTTCTCCGTGTCGTCAACGAGCCTACTGCCGCCGCCCTGGCCTACGGtctggagaaggaggccgACCGCGTTGTCGCCGTCTACGATCTTGGTGGTGGCACCTTTGATATCTCCATCCTCGAGATCCAGAACGGCGTCTTCGAGGTCAAGTCCACCAACGGTGACACCCACCTTGGTGGTGAGGATTTCGATATCCACCTGGTTCGCTACATGGTTGGCGAGTTCAAGAAGACTTCTGGACTCGACCTTGCTGGTGATCGCATGGCTATCCAGCGTATCCGTGAGGCTGCcgagaaggccaagattgagctgtcttcttctctccagacCGACATCAACCTGCCTTTCATCACTGCCGACGCTTCCGGCCCCAAGCACATCAACCTGAAGCTCACTCGTGCCCAGCTCGAGAAGATGGTCGACCCCCTCATTACCCGAACCATCGAGCCCGTTCGCAAGGCCCTCAAGGACGCCGGTCTCCAGGCCAAGGACATCCAGGAGGTCATCCTGGTTGGTGGTATGACTCGTATGCCCAAGGTTGCCGAGTCCGTCAAGTCCATCTTCGGCCGTGACCCCGCCAAGTCCGTCAACCCCGATGAGGCTGTCGCCATGGGTGCTGCTATCCAGGGTGCTGTCCTCTCCGGTGAGGTCAAggacctcctcctcctcgacgtCACCCCTCTGTCTCTCGGTATTGAGACCCTGGGCGGTGTCTTCACCCGTCTGATCAACCGAAACACCACCATCCCCACCAAGAAGTCCCAGGTCTTCTCCACTGCCGCCGACTCCCAGACTGCCGTCGAGATCAAGGTCTTCCAGGGTGAGCGTGAGCTGGTCAGGGACAACAAGCTGCTTGGAAACTTCCAGCTCGTTGGCATCCCTCCTGCCCGCCGTGGTGTTCCCCAGATCGAGGTCACCTTCGACATTGACGCCGATTCTATCGTCCACGTCCACGCCAAGGACAAGTCCACCAACATGGACCAGTCCATCACCATCGCCTCTGGATCTGGTCTGTCTGACAACGAGATTCAGCAGATGGTTGAGGACTCCGAGAAGTATGCCGAGTCTGACAAGGAGCGCAAGTCCGCCATTGAGTCCAGCAACCGCGCCGACAGCGTCCTGAACGACACTGAGCGTGCCCTGGATGAGTATGCcgagaagctcgacaaggccgaggccgacggTCTCCGTGAGAAGATTGCCTCTCTCCGCGAGTACATCACCAAGATCCAGTCCGGTGACAGCTCTGCCACCGCCGCTgagatcaaggagaagaCCGACGAGCTCCAGGTCGCCTCCCTCAACCTCTTCGACAAGATGCACAAGGCCCGCAGCGAGAGCGCTTCTGAGCAGCAGTCTGGCGAGCAGTCCaacgagggcgagaagaaggacgagaCCAAGCCTTAA
- a CDS encoding uncharacterized protein (EggNog:ENOG41~TransMembrane:1 (o6-28i)) — translation MASTNFICTILPIFLCMSIIFCLVVFTFRATAHHVTLQREPTNNNNNNTSPCPEMVLDGASSPDYLTLRTQKDARRKMTNIRNVFLYDERVYIGDEESGLQPLLPGELYDDPLVQTMSDHTVTGQHKNMQKKNSINWHGTNTLNTSWGWMA, via the coding sequence ATGGCCTCTACAAACTTCATATGCACGATCCTTCCCATCTTCCTCTGCATGTCCATAATCTTCtgcctcgtcgtcttcacgTTTCGCGCCACCGCGCATCATGTCACGTTGCAGCGCGAACcgaccaacaacaacaacaacaacacctcGCCATGCCCAGAGATGGTGCTAGATggggcttcttcgccggACTATCTCACCTTGCGCACTCAAAAGGATGCCAGAAGGAAAATGACCAATATTCGCAATGTTTTTCTTTACGACGAAAGGGTTTATAttggtgatgaagaaagTGGTTTACAACCTTTGCTGCCGGGCGAGTTGTATGATGATCCGCTGGTGCAGACAATGTCGGATCATACTGTTACAGGACAGCATAAGAACATGCAGAAGAAAAACTCAATCAACTGGCATGGGACAAATACACTAAACACGTCATGGGGGTGGATGGCTTGA
- a CDS encoding uncharacterized protein (BUSCO:EOG092D1CM1), whose translation MDITSFIIQGRDKALLYGDYSTYHGQLSKRLLNSRRKLGTVTKNRGKFRKAEQATAEDVKTNNEHVYVLLLTSERAWAQAMSIKAAHSIDQRGIVGRARSHIVSRLEKAARSAEQVVRILSQTDISGATTIDVLEAQAYAALVRGAMQFEKNSWESCLRSYATTYVIYNALATASKSDLYKDLLSETVEPSIRFAAYQLKTPRTVSAATLAKNAFPRSDDALVQEINRIDSTLLGEAQPESTDNIAGSETAPQTLNWRRHQVQIEDAQIATAWAAVSEAKERLSQAVAESQDKGLHEVAAAYDEILIATQDAVDATKQAIDDIKADGVSQSDPRMQRLQITRTAVNYEMISWRIGRNRVLTGLHDGATEEYGSLRRRKKRDATSEEAKNERELPSGKKLAKLKEKGALYDGILQNLESIRELPGVAADEELAARIEAYEQYFIALKHLAVARSHAIIGNSANALALINRALSFSFKAVAKLPNAEAPSDELPLSLDISPASVKFLEQVIDGELQRHRAIVHVDNLRKMQAQSEEYKSHAPVVEKLHEYPFGGVNLDNVVQFPPGLEVMPVKPIFLDVAWNYIQYPQKEAQAGNAQATPDTEAEKPAQKRGWFGFGR comes from the exons ATGGACATCACTAGCTTCATCATCCAGGGCCGCGACAAGGCCCTGCTCTACGGCGACTACTCCACCTACCACGGCCAGCTGTCCAAGCGCCTCCTCAACTCGCGCAGGAAGCTGGGCACCGTCACCAAGAATCGGGGCAAGTTCCGCAAGGCCGAGCAAGCGACCGCCGAGGACGTCAAGACAAACAATGA ACATGTCTACGTGCTTCTCCTTACCAGCGAGCGTGCCTGGGCGCAGGCAATGAGCATCAAGGCCGCCCATTCGATTGACCAGAGGGGAATTGTCGGCCGTGCCCGGTCCCACATTGTCTCGCGGCTCGAGAAGGCGGCTCGAAGTGCCGAGCAGGTTGTCCGCATCCTTTCGCAGACCGACATCAGCGGGGCCACCACCATCGATGTCCTCGAGGCCCAAGCATATGCGGCCCTCGTCCGAGGCGCCATGCAGTTTGAGAAGAACAGCTGGGAGTCGTGTCTGAGGAGTTACGCTACAACATACGTCATCTACAATGCGCTGGCCACCGCTAGCAAAAGCGACCTGTACAAAGATTTGCTCTCTGAGACCGTGGAGCCGTCAATCCGGTTTGCTGCGTATCAACTCAAGACACCTCGCACGGTTTCTGCTGCTACCCTTGCAAAGAATGCCTTTCCGCGATCAGACGACGCTCTAGTTCAGGAAATCAACCGGATTGACTCCACTCTTCTCGGCGAAGCGCAGCCAGAGTCGACAGATAACATTGCGGGAAGCGAAACTGCTCCTCAGACACTCAATTGGCGCCGCCACCAGGTCCAAATTGAAGACGCCCAAATAGCCACAGCTTGGGCAGCTGTCAGTGAGGCCAAGGAGAGGCTTTCACAAGCTGTGGCCGAATCTCAGGACAAGGGTCTCCACGAGGTAGCTGCTGCTTATGACGAGATTCTAATAGCCACACAAGATGCCGTTGATGCTACAAAGCAAGCAATTGATGATATCAAGGCAGACGGTGTCAGCCAAAGCGACCCTAGAATGCAACGGTTACAGATTACACGCACGGCGGTCAACTATGAGATGATTAGCTGGAGAATCGGTCGCAACCGCGTTCTTACAGGTCTTCATGATGGAGCTACAGAGGAGTATGGCTCActaagaaggagaaagaagagggacGCAACATCGGAGGAAGCAAAGAACGAGAGGGAATTGCCGTCtggcaagaagctggccaagctcaaggagaaggGTGCTCTCTACGATGGAATCCTGCAGAACTTGGAGTCCATCAGGGAGCTGCCTGGTGTGGCTGCCGATGAAGAACTTGCTGCACGGATTGAGGCCTATGAGCAATACTTTATCGCATTAAA GCacctcgccgtcgcccgGTCACACGCCATCATCGGCAACTCAGCAAACGCCTTGGCTCTCATCAACCGTGCTCTGAGTTTCAGCTTCAAGGCCGTCGCCAAACTTCCAAACGCAGAGGCCCCGTCTGACGAGCTCCCCTTGAGCCTTGACATATCCCCTGCTTCCGTCAAGTTTCTAGAACAAGTGATtgatggcgagctgcagcgccaCCGTGCCATTGTCCATGTCGATAACCTGCGGAAGATGCAGGCTCAGAGCGAGGAGTACAAAAGCCACGCTCCTGTTGTCGAGAAGTTGCACGAATATCCCTTTGGCGGTGTTAACCTCGATAATGTTGTCCAGTTTCCTCCGGGTCTGGAGGTGATGCCCGTCAAGCCCATTTTCCTCGACGTTGCCTGGAATTACATTCAATATCCTCAAAAGGAGGCTCAAGCGGGCAATGCCCAAGCCACCCCTGATACCGAGGCTGAGAAACCTGCTCAGAAGAGAGGCTGGTTTGGCTTTGGGAGGTGA